In one window of Leptospira sp. WS92.C1 DNA:
- a CDS encoding histidine kinase, whose product MAKSFQDLDQKLSNLIQERSRITVQSSRMNSKLEKYVLRIITEILAKVGQTRYIEMLYTITKEMSINGVKANQKRVFFEDEGLDIRNAADYEKGISAFKAKFSEKMADEYGKRCLARGISVKLNITYTNEGVVVEVINNTPVIEEEQERMREKMRKAMGYNDIAEFYMDNMDNTEGAGLGIALIMILLKSENIDPHLFRIMTHEHQTVARVEIPFSENYISIRSKELKENNFGNQR is encoded by the coding sequence ATGGCAAAAAGTTTTCAAGACTTAGATCAAAAACTGAGCAACCTCATCCAAGAACGTTCCCGAATCACGGTTCAATCCTCTCGGATGAATTCTAAACTTGAAAAATACGTTCTTCGGATTATCACTGAAATTTTAGCCAAAGTCGGACAGACCCGTTATATCGAAATGTTATATACGATCACAAAAGAAATGTCCATCAACGGAGTCAAAGCCAATCAAAAGCGGGTTTTCTTTGAAGACGAAGGTTTGGACATTCGCAACGCTGCCGATTATGAAAAAGGAATCAGCGCGTTCAAAGCCAAATTTTCGGAAAAGATGGCGGATGAATATGGCAAGAGATGTCTTGCACGTGGAATTTCTGTAAAACTAAACATTACGTATACAAACGAAGGTGTTGTCGTAGAAGTCATAAACAATACTCCCGTAATCGAAGAAGAACAAGAAAGAATGCGGGAAAAAATGAGAAAGGCAATGGGTTATAACGATATTGCCGAATTCTACATGGACAATATGGACAATACGGAAGGTGCCGGTCTGGGAATCGCCTTGATTATGATCTTATTAAAAAGCGAGAATATAGATCCTCATCTTTTTCGAATCATGACGCACGAACACCAAACCGTTGCCAGAGTGGAAATCCCGTTTTCGGAAAACTATATCAGCATTCGAAGCAAGGAATTAAAGGAAAATAATTTTGGAAATCAAAGATAA